The nucleotide sequence TAAGTTGTTGTTCGACACAAGTCTTCAGATGGAAGATGCTCGTTTCTCTCTTTCCTCCTGATGCGAAGACCGGGTTCGTAAGGTAAACTCATATTACCATTATTCCACATAAAATCCACATTTAATTGCTAatggcggcaaggaagtcgaccggaagttgaagtcggccgggtgccgccatcttgtagcagaacttcacttgcgttagcattcccattgactcccatttattttggcgtcactttgacagcgaataactttacatctgaggcgttaaaagactccgtttgtccattatttatttctaaagatacacgacaatgtataaaggttatgttacattatggccccgtagaaacactttttgtaaaaaataggctaacgattgcgtcataaccactcggctctctgtcgcattaccgtacagacaggaggagaagctcgcaggcaattaacttaatatggcgtactggcgttacattttaaaatattatacaaaataattaatcagaataattactcctgctcactcacgacaaagaactctccgctcaagctcgccgtctctgcaagattaacgatggcagtttgcacgcacagctactagaagatttacatctgtcagacaggttgctgatgtcgtcaagcttcgtttgagtctgcgcgtcagaaacggaagtgctaaaaaacgctaaaactgggcttcatttgtctcaattgagttccaatggggtcgctgtgtccatttcttttactgtctatgttgcTTAGTCACAAGGAAAGTGAAACTTTAACGATGCATAGTGCTTAAAGccacattaaatttaaatgtttacgaCCACATGAAGCTGTTACGGATCAGACAGACTGAGGATTTTCTAAATTTCATGAACTACAGTATGGTTGAACACCGAGATTATTTTTTGCGTTAATCCAAAAGCCTATCAGCTGCACCTTCAGGACAAACACTTACACTCAGATCCCTGAAATATTCATTGTAGTCTAAAGCATATCCCACTAGGAACTTGTCAGGAACTTCGAATCCAATATCTAAAAAGAAAGAAGAATACAAGACatttaaacatacacacacgAAGAGAAAATAAATACTTGATTATAGTTTTGGTGAAAGAAAGTAGTTATGCATTGTATTCATTACAATTAAGAacattgcacacaaaaaaagagcTTGTCGATTCTCCGTCGTCTTGATAACTGACTCAAGATTCAGAGAGAAAGAGTCGCATCCGTGCTTGgaggataaatggatggatggatggagataaAGAGCTTATCAGCTTTCTGTCTAAAAGCATTGCATAACTACTCTGAACACAGACAAATGAGCACGTGTCTGAACTACATGAACGCAGGGTGTTTGATTTCTCTAAGTGATGCAGATTAGACACAAAATGTTCTTAACATCCAATAAAATGACAAAGGAACTCACAGTCTGGACGGTATCCTGAGCTCCTGGGCGTCCTTTTCACAAGTAAACTGAAATTACGGGATCACAAATGAGGtatattcaataaaaaacaatcttattttaaattctaataaaagGCTATTTAACCAGAAATCTCTCCTATCTCTAACTCCGCTTGACTTCTCTTTCCAAAGATGTTTCTGGCGTACCTGACAACTTTCACCATTTTAGGATGACATTCGTTTAATAGTTTGAGCAGCGTTTCCATCGTTTTTCCCGTCTCTACAATATCCTTAGgcacaaaaagagaaatcagtattttcatgcatttcacaacacaaattcacaataaaatacatgGCATCAAAAATGTAACCTCACCTCTACAATGAGCACATTCTGTGAGGAAAGAGAGGAGAAACTGAGCTTAACTTAGcatctttttaaaacacattcaaatagatCTTCGCACTaaacttttgtaaataaaatagaaatagaaagcgaaacaaaacagaaagagaaGCTCAAAAGTTGAAACTCACTTTGCCGGTAAGAGCAGATAATTCATCTCCACCGATAACCTTCACACAGTTAGTAGACTGATCATTCTGAGGAGAAATCAGATCATACTTTCAGGTTTATCTTCAGAATCAAAAACCAGCTGTATTTATATCTGAGCCTTGAAGTCAACTCAAAAATCATTATAAAGAGGAACTATATAACTGATTATATTTATAGTAACCAAATGATACACATTGACTAATGCTAATAAGATTCTACATCATTTgtcaaaaactatttaaataaataaataggaattTAGGCATAAAggaataatatagtataatatatatatatatatatatatatatatatatatatatatatatatatatatatatatatatatatatatatatatatatatatatattattaggccTATGACTGTTTAAcatgaaatgtaaattttacaTGATGCTGCTTTGATAGACTGCAAGCTGCATGCATTTTGGAGCGAagtgctttcatttatttatttatatatttttttcagtaatgcaTTTCTATTGGATAAACAGTACATTACAAAACAGAAGCAAAGATCTGTCTCTACGTCCATTTTATCGCAactttaaagattaactttagaTAACGCAAAGGtatagtcaatttttttttttcatacaatgaaaatTGCCGATCACTGAATGATTTGGaacttattttttatgaattcattatttttcaaaatattcgGAATtctgtatttttcaaaatattcagaattctgtattattttttttaaatattcggaattctgtatttttcaaatatatacgaAATCTAACTGAAAGAGtttgaaagacatgagggtgGAGTGAATGTTGGTGATCTGCCCCTTTAAGTTATTAACCCTTGTCATtccatgatatgtaaaaattgatagcctgaatacactgtaagtcgctttggataaaagagtctgctaaatgcatacatttaattttaaatttaatttaaaagcaaaaggttgtgggttcgattcccagggaacacgttaaataagaaatgttagcctgaatacactgtaaatcACCTTTgattaaagtgtctgctaaatgcatacatttacttTAACATGTCAGTGGCACAGTTTACTAATAAAATGctcaatttttattttcagtaataatCTGAAAGCAGACGTCTAGATGTGAAATGATGGCTCTCACCGAGTAGCTCTTCAGCCGAATGAAGTCCACAGTCAGTGGCACAGACGTATCGCTGTTTTGATTCAACGTCTTCATGAAATCCATCAGGTCTGCGAAGAACTTATACCCTCCTTTCAGAACGCAGAGGGCCACGATATGATGGCCGCCCATGTCCCGAACGATATCTCTGGCCAACCTCTCAGTCCTGCAGAGACAAGCATAATCGAGAGGATTGTGACACGGATGCTTTCAATAAAGCTGGCTGAAGTCAGGCCAAAACTGTCAGTCCAGAGATTCCTGGGGAAAtttgttaaacaaataaatgggAAAGCCGAATTCAAATCACATGCCTCTCGTCCTGCGCTAACATCATTAAGTGAACGGGAGGAACACAGCGCCCTTTTACGATCGAGGGCATGCCACGGCCACAGCAGTAACACGACTGACTCACTTCACAAATGAATGCTTCCCAGATACATTCACAGATTCCAGTCGCGCTCTTCAGGGAAACCTACCTGTCTTTGATGAGGCCACTGGGTATAATGACACTGTCCAGATCCTCCTCGTAGTGTTTCGGCACACAGAACAGACTCAGCTCGTGCCCTTCGCTGTCATCAGCTATCTAAAACAACAAATATCTATTAAAACACATGGCTTTAATCTACTCCAGTTATGCACTGTAAAGATGAAGTTTCAGATTAAAGCTGGAagaaagaatcctggaaaatgttttacaagaaaatactatttcagtctttttacttCACAATTTCACATTTGTTTTCTGGATGTATAGGTTTCTGAATTTGTGCCGTGAAAACAGTGTATTATGAGTTTTACAGTATTTAGCATGAAAACcatttgatgatgatgattaaaaTGGACAGTTCACTGAGACATTAGTATTTGAGATACTCGCTCACATATTGCACATCATTTCCGATATGTTCGTTTGCAACAAAGGGTTAAGGTGCAGTCTTAGTTAAAGTTATTTCACAAATTTTCACAGGTAAAATGCAGCCAtcaaagttcacacacacataaaaaagtcataatttagcCTACTTACTGATTTTTAATCTCACTCCCatgttgcaaacattttttgcagAAAAGAAGGTTTT is from Carassius auratus strain Wakin chromosome 25, ASM336829v1, whole genome shotgun sequence and encodes:
- the LOC113043785 gene encoding hypoxanthine-guanine phosphoribosyltransferase-like yields the protein MDTQRRTAAYLEIADDSEGHELSLFCVPKHYEEDLDSVIIPSGLIKDRTERLARDIVRDMGGHHIVALCVLKGGYKFFADLMDFMKTLNQNSDTSVPLTVDFIRLKSYSNDQSTNCVKVIGGDELSALTGKNVLIVEDIVETGKTMETLLKLLNECHPKMVKVVSLLVKRTPRSSGYRPDYIGFEVPDKFLVGYALDYNEYFRDLSHICILSDRAKEKYKE